A window of Candidatus Desulfatibia profunda genomic DNA:
TTCAATTTTAACATGGACAAGACCAAAGCCATTTACCGGCCTTTTGAAATGGCCTTTCCCATGCGCTATGCCATTGATGGGTCTGTCTGCAAAGGCGCCGAATGCGGTGAATGCGCCAAAGTATGCAAGTACAGCGCCATCGATCTTAATATGCAGGCCCAACCCCAAAACTTAAAGGTCGGGGCCATCGTCTGGGCGACGGGCTGGCAGCCTTATGATGCCACCAAGATGGACAACTTGGGTTTCGGTCAATATCCGAACGTGATTACCAACATGATGATGGAACGGCTGGCCTCGGCCAACGGTCCGACCAAGGGTAAAATCACCCGCCCTTCGGATAACAAAGAACCCGAAAGTATCGCCTTTGTTCAGTGCGCCGGGTCCAGAGACGAAAATTATCTGCCCTATTGTTCTTATATCTGTTGTATGGCGTCCTTGAAGCATACCACCTACATCCGGGACCAGTATCCCAATGCCAAGGTGTATATTTTTTACATCGACGTCCGGGCTCCGGGCCAGCGCTATGAAAAGTTTTATAAAAAAATCAAAGAGGATCAAAATGTCTTTCTGATCAAAGGCAAGGTTGCCGAAGTCAGCGAAGATTCTGCCACCGGCAATATCACCGTAGTGGCTGAAAACGCCGTCACCGGCGAAAAAATCTCGCAAACCGTCGAAATGGCCGTCCTCGCCACCGGTATGCAGCCCACAGCAGCAACCGCCAAGCTGCCGGCCGACCTGACCTACAACCCGGACGGCTTTATCATCAATGATTTTGAAAAAGGCGGGATGTTTGCGGCCGGAT
This region includes:
- a CDS encoding CoB--CoM heterodisulfide reductase iron-sulfur subunit A family protein; protein product: MTEDKAAPANGSILVVGGGISGLTTALEAAEVGYDVFLVEKNPYLGGRVAQLNQYFPKLCPPSCGLEINFRRIKDNPKIKVLTQGKVEKVDGTPGNYDVTISLSPRYVNENCTACNDCVDACPVERDNEFNFNMDKTKAIYRPFEMAFPMRYAIDGSVCKGAECGECAKVCKYSAIDLNMQAQPQNLKVGAIVWATGWQPYDATKMDNLGFGQYPNVITNMMMERLASANGPTKGKITRPSDNKEPESIAFVQCAGSRDENYLPYCSYICCMASLKHTTYIRDQYPNAKVYIFYIDVRAPGQRYEKFYKKIKEDQNVFLIKGKVAEVSEDSATGNITVVAENAVTGEKISQTVEMAVLATGMQPTAATAKLPADLTYNPDGFIINDFEKGGMFAAGCANKPSDVVTANQNATGMALKAIQTLVRK